One Bacteroidota bacterium genomic window carries:
- a CDS encoding fibrobacter succinogenes major paralogous domain-containing protein — protein METKQKFAVIISMFLGIFLVFSSSCENEDDNEPLPDNTTNGKTTAVFNTNVTYGIMTDQDSNVYKTVTIGTQTWMAENLRTTKYNDGTPIPHVINNDEWIALTTGAYCNIKNITIPDTIATYGLLYNWYAVNTEKLAPEGWHIPSDEEWTTLATYLGGESIAGNKLKEFGTMHWTSPNPGATNETGFTALPGGYRNETNGAFEGIGLNGIWWSKTEIDTDYAWYRFIHYNNSDFLRYHYVKEYGLSVRCVKD, from the coding sequence ATGGAAACTAAACAAAAATTTGCAGTAATCATTTCAATGTTCTTGGGTATATTTTTAGTATTTTCCAGTAGTTGCGAGAACGAGGATGATAATGAGCCATTACCAGACAATACAACAAATGGAAAAACTACAGCCGTGTTTAATACTAATGTAACCTATGGAATAATGACAGACCAAGATAGCAATGTGTATAAAACAGTCACTATCGGCACACAAACCTGGATGGCCGAGAACCTTCGAACTACTAAGTACAACGATGGTACCCCCATACCCCATGTAATCAATAATGACGAATGGATAGCTTTAACAACAGGAGCATATTGTAACATTAAAAACATAACAATTCCTGATACAATAGCCACTTATGGCCTTCTATACAACTGGTATGCTGTAAATACAGAAAAACTCGCTCCTGAGGGCTGGCACATACCCAGTGATGAGGAGTGGACTACCCTAGCAACTTATTTGGGTGGCGAAAGCATTGCTGGTAACAAACTCAAAGAATTCGGAACTATGCATTGGACAAGTCCTAACCCCGGAGCCACTAACGAAACAGGCTTTACAGCGCTTCCAGGAGGCTATCGCAATGAAACCAATGGAGCGTTCGAAGGTATTGGACTCAATGGAATTTGGTGGAGTAAAACTGAAATCGATACTGATTATGCCTGGTATCGATTTATTCATTACAATAACAGCGATTTTCTGAGGTACCACTATGTGAAGGAGTATGGCTTATCTGTTCGCTGTGTGAAAGATTAA
- a CDS encoding peptidoglycan synthetase, whose amino-acid sequence MKIHFIAIGGAAMHNLALALLKKNYTITGSDDEIFEPSRTRLEKAGLLPDAYGWFPERIHKQLDAVILGMHAREDNPELIRARELNLKIYSYPEFLYQQTQYKKRVVIGGSHGKTTVTSMIMHVLKKQGMAFDYMVGAQIEGFETMVSLSDEATIAVFEGDEYLSSPIDRRPKFHLYYPHIALINGIGWDHINVFPTFEVYLEQFKIFIDKIMPQGILFYFEHDTHLQQLVKNRPRTDIKMIPFSAPASKIEEGITHLHLENKKSVALEVFGAHNLQNLAGAREVCLSLGIGEEAFYDSIGSFKGSAKRLQKIFDDKQNTIFLDFAHSPSKVAGTIEAVKNQYPIAEIVAVYELHTFSSLNKEFLAEYHGSLDGVTKAAVFFNPQVIEHKKLPPISPQEVVEAFGNEEIEVITDTKNLKSWLQTNRSKNRQIVLLMSSGNFGGIDSVEFVSLFN is encoded by the coding sequence ATGAAAATACACTTTATAGCTATTGGCGGAGCGGCCATGCACAACCTGGCACTTGCCCTTCTGAAAAAAAATTACACCATCACTGGGTCCGACGATGAGATATTTGAACCCTCGCGCACACGCCTCGAGAAAGCCGGCCTGCTCCCTGATGCTTATGGGTGGTTTCCGGAACGCATTCACAAACAACTCGATGCAGTTATTCTGGGCATGCACGCCCGTGAAGATAATCCCGAATTGATTCGTGCCCGCGAACTAAACCTGAAGATCTATTCCTACCCTGAATTTCTGTACCAGCAAACCCAATACAAGAAAAGAGTGGTGATAGGAGGAAGCCATGGTAAAACGACCGTTACCTCCATGATTATGCACGTATTGAAAAAGCAAGGCATGGCATTTGACTACATGGTAGGAGCCCAGATTGAAGGATTTGAAACCATGGTATCGCTTTCCGATGAAGCCACCATCGCAGTATTTGAAGGTGATGAGTATTTGTCATCCCCCATCGACCGACGGCCTAAATTTCACCTGTACTATCCCCACATTGCCCTGATTAACGGCATTGGATGGGACCATATCAATGTGTTTCCGACTTTTGAGGTTTACCTCGAACAGTTTAAGATTTTCATCGATAAAATTATGCCTCAGGGTATACTGTTCTATTTTGAACACGATACGCATTTGCAGCAATTGGTAAAAAACCGCCCCCGTACCGACATCAAGATGATTCCCTTTTCAGCTCCGGCCAGCAAAATCGAAGAAGGTATCACACACCTGCATCTTGAAAATAAAAAATCTGTGGCACTGGAAGTTTTTGGTGCCCATAACCTGCAAAACCTTGCCGGTGCACGCGAGGTGTGTCTTTCGCTGGGCATTGGCGAAGAGGCTTTTTACGATTCCATCGGTAGCTTTAAAGGCTCGGCCAAACGTTTGCAGAAGATTTTCGATGACAAGCAAAATACCATTTTCCTCGACTTTGCCCATTCGCCCTCGAAAGTAGCAGGCACCATTGAAGCGGTAAAAAATCAATACCCAATAGCAGAAATTGTAGCGGTGTACGAACTTCATACCTTTAGCAGTTTAAATAAGGAGTTTTTAGCAGAATACCATGGAAGCCTCGATGGGGTTACTAAAGCTGCTGTGTTTTTTAACCCACAGGTAATTGAGCATAAAAAACTCCCGCCCATCAGCCCTCAGGAAGTTGTGGAAGCCTTTGGCAATGAAGAAATAGAAGTTATCACGGATACAAAAAACTTAAAATCGTGGCTTCAAACAAACCGCTCCAAAAACCGGCAAATAGTGTTGTTAATGAGCTCCGGAAACTTCGGGGGAATTGATTCGGTTGAATTTGTTTCACTTTTTAATTGA